GGGTGCGCAGGCGGGCGTCGTTGGGGGGCTGGAACACCAGTCCGATATAGGCGCGGTCATCCACGATGCGCTGCACGATCTCGGAGGTGCGCGCCACGTCGATGTCCAGGGTGACCTCCGGGTGGCTGCGCCAGTAGCCGGGCAGCACGCGCTCGAACATCAGCTCCACGAAGCCTTCGCCCAGCACCAGGTCTATGTGTCCCCGTTCGGCCTTGCGCAGGCTGTCGATCTCGGAGAAGAAGCTCTCCTGGATGTCCTGCTGGCGCTTGATGTAGCGCGCCAGGATATGGCCGGCGTCGGTCGGCACCACACCGCGCCCGCGGCGCTCGAACAGGGCGATGCCGCAATCGCGCTCCAGCGCGGCGATGGCGCGGCTGACGGCGGACGGGTCCATGTCCAGCACTTCGGCGGCGCCGCGCACCGAGCCGCGGCTCATGACCTGCATGAAATAGTGGGTGCGGCGGGCGTCGAGTTTTTCGTCCATGGCGAGGGCTCCGTGGCGGGAGTGCGGCGGCAGATCCACAGATACAATCTAGGGTTTACCCTTGCATGGTGCGAGATCATGCAAAATTTTCCCTGGAAAAGCCTATC
The sequence above is drawn from the Achromobacter xylosoxidans genome and encodes:
- a CDS encoding LysR family transcriptional regulator; translation: MDEKLDARRTHYFMQVMSRGSVRGAAEVLDMDPSAVSRAIAALERDCGIALFERRGRGVVPTDAGHILARYIKRQQDIQESFFSEIDSLRKAERGHIDLVLGEGFVELMFERVLPGYWRSHPEVTLDIDVARTSEIVQRIVDDRAYIGLVFQPPNDARLRTHYSRPEPIRAIVREDHPLTLLRRPLLLTDLADYPGASMQEGFGVRQHIQAAEISEQVRLRNVLTTSSFKALWQFAAAGIGYALTPPIAVTADLRAQRLASLPLANPILNQGSLHVLSRAGRHVSPAARELLDHIVRGIGAPAGPASDTVG